One stretch of Meriones unguiculatus strain TT.TT164.6M chromosome 7, Bangor_MerUng_6.1, whole genome shotgun sequence DNA includes these proteins:
- the Slc25a19 gene encoding mitochondrial thiamine pyrophosphate carrier isoform X2, producing MYKTEGPLVFYKGLAPTMMAIFPYAGLQFSFYRSLKRVYDWVIPQDGKQTGNFKNLLCGCGSGVISKTVTYPLDLFKKRLQVCGFEHARAAFGQVRRYEGLLDLINQVFQEEGPKGFFKGLTPSLLKASFSTGFMFFWYEFFCNLFHCIRRQDREL from the exons ATGTATAAGACTGAGGGCCCCCTGGTCTTCTACAAAGGCTTGGCTCCCACCATGATGGCCATCTTCCCCTACGCGGGCCTGCAGTTCTCCTTCTACCGCTCCTTGAAACGTGTCTACGACTGGGTCATTCCTCAAGATGGAAAACAGACAG GGAACTTTAAAAACCTGCTGTGTGGCTGTGGATCTGGAGTCATCAGCAAGACCGTCACATATCCCTTGGACCTCTTCAAGAAGCGCCTGCAGGTGTGTGGGTTCGAGCATGCCCGAGCTGCCTTTGGCCAG GTGCGGAGATACGAGGGCCTCCTGGATCTCATCAACCAGGTGTTTCAAGAAGAAGGCCCCAAGGGCTTCTTCAAGGGCCTGACTCCCAGCCTGCTGAAGGCTTCCTTCTCCACGGGCTTCATGTTCTTCTGGTATGAGTTCTTCTGTAACCTCTTCCACTGTATAAGGAGACAAGACAGAGAGCTGTGA
- the Mif4gd gene encoding MIF4G domain-containing protein isoform X1, translating into MGEASRDEYKIQSFDAATQQLLKTALKDPGAVDLEKVANVIVDHSLRDCVFSKEAGRMCYAIIQAESKQAGQSVFRRGLLNRLQQEYEAREQLRACSLQSWVCYVTFICNIFDYLRVNNMPMMALVNPVYDCLFQLAQPESLSREEEVDCLVLQLHRVGEQLEKMNGQRMDELFILIRDGFLLPIDLSSLARLLLLEIIEFRAAGWKTTSAAHKYYYSEVSD; encoded by the exons ATGGGAGAGGCCAGCAGAGATGAGTATAAAATCCAGTCTTTTGACGCAGCGACTCAGCAGCTGCTGAAGACGGCGCTCAAAG ATCCAGGTgctgtggacttggagaaagtGGCCAATGTGATTGTGGACCATTCTCTGCGGGACTGTGTGTTCAGCAAGGAAGCAGGACGGATGTGCTACGCCATCATACAG GCCGAGAGTAAACAAGCAGGCCAGAGTGTCTTCCGGCGTGGGCTCCTCAACCGGCTGCAGCAGGAGTATGAGGCCCGGGAGCAGCTGCGAGCATGCTCCCTGCAGAGCTGGGTCTGCTATGTCACCTTTATCTGCAACATCTTTGACTACCTAAGG GTGAACAACATGCCCATGATGGCCCTGGTTAACCCTGTCTATGACTGTCTCTTCCAGCTGGCCCAGCCTGAGAGTCTGAGCAGGGAAGAGGAG GTGGACTGCCTGGTGCTGCAGCTGCACCGGGTTGGGGAGCAGCTGGAGAAGATGAATGGGCAGCGCATGGATGAGCTCTTTATCCTAATCCGGGATGGCTTCCTGCTCCCAATAGACCTCAGCTCCCTGGcccggctgctgctgctggagatCATCGAGTTCCGGGCAGCTGGCTGGAAGACCACGTCCGCTGCCCACAAGTATTACTATAGTGAGGTTTCTGACTAA
- the Mif4gd gene encoding MIF4G domain-containing protein isoform X2: MGEASRDEYKIQSFDAATQQLLKTALKDPGAVDLEKVANVIVDHSLRDCVFSKEAGRMCYAIIQAESKQAGQSVFRRGLLNRLQQEYEAREQLRACSLQSWVCYVTFICNIFDYLRLAQPESLSREEEVDCLVLQLHRVGEQLEKMNGQRMDELFILIRDGFLLPIDLSSLARLLLLEIIEFRAAGWKTTSAAHKYYYSEVSD; encoded by the exons ATGGGAGAGGCCAGCAGAGATGAGTATAAAATCCAGTCTTTTGACGCAGCGACTCAGCAGCTGCTGAAGACGGCGCTCAAAG ATCCAGGTgctgtggacttggagaaagtGGCCAATGTGATTGTGGACCATTCTCTGCGGGACTGTGTGTTCAGCAAGGAAGCAGGACGGATGTGCTACGCCATCATACAG GCCGAGAGTAAACAAGCAGGCCAGAGTGTCTTCCGGCGTGGGCTCCTCAACCGGCTGCAGCAGGAGTATGAGGCCCGGGAGCAGCTGCGAGCATGCTCCCTGCAGAGCTGGGTCTGCTATGTCACCTTTATCTGCAACATCTTTGACTACCTAAGG CTGGCCCAGCCTGAGAGTCTGAGCAGGGAAGAGGAG GTGGACTGCCTGGTGCTGCAGCTGCACCGGGTTGGGGAGCAGCTGGAGAAGATGAATGGGCAGCGCATGGATGAGCTCTTTATCCTAATCCGGGATGGCTTCCTGCTCCCAATAGACCTCAGCTCCCTGGcccggctgctgctgctggagatCATCGAGTTCCGGGCAGCTGGCTGGAAGACCACGTCCGCTGCCCACAAGTATTACTATAGTGAGGTTTCTGACTAA
- the Mrps7 gene encoding small ribosomal subunit protein uS7m, whose translation MAAPALHAACRWSGLALGVRRAVWNLPGITQVRCSRYAPQFRDPLVDKESYRKPVAELTKEEKYEQELRKTQLFKAAAATETSSVFADPVISKFTNMMMKGGNKVLARSLMAQTLEAMKRKQFEKYRAASAEERATIERNPYKIFHEALKNCEPIIGLVSILKGGRFYQVPSPLSERRRRFMAMKWMITECRENKPRRTLMPEKLSHELLEAFHNRGPVIKRKYNLHKMAESNRALAHYRWW comes from the exons ATGGCTGCCCCCGCACTGCACGCAGCGTGTCGGTGGTCGGGGCTGGCTCTGGGAGTGAGACGTGCTGTCTGGAACCTTCCAGG GATAACGCAAGTGAGGTGTAGCCGCTATGCCCCTCAATTCAGGGATCCCTTGGTTGATAAAGAATCTTACCGTAAGCCAGTAGCAGAACTCACTAAAGAGGAGAAATATGAGCAGGAACTCAGGAAAACCCAGCTCTTCAAAGCTGCCGCCGCGACTGAAACGAGCTCAGTGTTTGCTGACCCTGTCATTAG CAAATTCACCAACATGATGATGAAAGGAGGCAACAAAGTACTGGCCAGATCCCTCATGGCCCAG ACTCTGGAAGCCATGAAAAGGAAGCAGTTTGAGAAGTACCGTGCTGCCTCTGCAGAGGAACGAGCCACCATTGAACGTAACCCCTATAAAATCTTCCATGAGGCACTGAAAAACTGTGAGCCTATAATTGGGTTGGTGTCTATCCTCAAAGGGGGCCGTTTCTACCAG GTCCCTTCGCCTCTATCTGAACGACGGCGCCGATTCATGGCCATGAAGTGGATGATCACAGAGTGCCGAGAGAATAAGCCACGCCGGACACTGATGCCAGAGAAGCTGTCCCATGAGCTGCTGGAGGCTTTTCATAACAGGGGTCCCGTGATCAAGAGGAAATACAACCTGCATAAGATGGCGGAGTCTAACCGAGCCCTGGCCCATTACCGCTGGTGGTag